Proteins from a single region of Hypomesus transpacificus isolate Combined female chromosome 9, fHypTra1, whole genome shotgun sequence:
- the ddi2 gene encoding protein DDI1 homolog 2 isoform X2, translating into MLVTVFCAPRELPETTFALDVSPELELRDFVALCELESGIPAGEIQILYIEQPLKDLTRALGTYGLKDGDVVVLRQADRRPPPAFSGLPRIDFSSIAVPGTSTASQRPAKRQQQQQPHQSPNSQQQQQRSPPPPAPPTLGGSASSPQGLDDPALLQQMLLANPHELSLLKERNPPLAEALLSGDLERFTKVLSEQQQDRARREQERIRLLTADPFDLDAQAKIEEDIRQHNVEENMTIAMEEAPESFGQVVMLYINCKVNGHPVKAFVDSGAQMTIMSQACAERCNIMRLVDRRWAGIAKGVGTQKIIGRVHLAQVQIEGDFLPCSFSILEDQPMDMLLGLDMLKRHQCSIDLKKNLVLIGTTGTETHFLPESELPECARLAYGAEGREDVRQEEMADRELAEALERSVQESGQH; encoded by the exons ATGCTGGTGACCGTATTCTGCGCACCGAGGGAGCTTCCAGAAACAACATTTGCCCTAGATGTGTCTCCAGAGCTCGAACTTAGAGACTTCGTAGCGCTTTGTGAACTAGAATCAGGGATCCCGGCTGGAGAAATTCAG ATATTATATATAGAGCAACCTTTGAAAGACCTGACACGTGCCTTGGGgacctatggtttgaaggatgGGGATGTGGTGGTTCTTCGACAGGCTGACAGACGGCCTCCGCCAGCTTTCTCAG GTCTGCCTCGTATTGACTTCAGTTCCATCGCAGTCCCAGGCACCTCCACTGCTAGTCAACGGCCTGCCAaaaggcagcagcagcagcagccacatCAGTCTCCAAactcccagcagcagcagcagcgatcTCCGCCCCCTCCCGCTCCCCCGACCCTGGGTGGCTCTGCTTCTTCTCCACAGGGACTGGATGATCCAGCCTTGCTCCAGCAGATGCTTCTGGCCAACCCTCACGAGCTGTCCCTCCTCAAGGAGCGCAACCCACCACTGGCTGAAGCCCTGCTAAGTGGAGACCTGG AGCGTTTCACTAAAGTGCTGTCGGAGCAGCAGCAGGACCGTGCGcgcagggagcaggagaggatccGGCTGCTGACCGCCGACCCGTTCGACTTGGACGCCCAGGCTAAGATAGAGGAGGACATCAG GCAGCATAATGTTGAGGAGAACATGACCATCGCCATGGAGGAGGCTCCAGAGAGTTTCGGTCAGGTCGTCATGCTCTACATCAACTGCAAAGTCAACGGACATCCTGTGAAGGCTTTCGTGGACTCAG GAGCCCAGATGACCATCATGAGTCAGGCCTGTGCTGAGCGCTGTAACATCATGCGTCTGGTGGACCGGCGCTGGGCAGGCATCGCCAAGGGCGTGGGGACCCAGAAGATCATAGGCAGAGTGCACCTGG CTCAAGTCCAGATAGAAGGGGACTTCTTGCCCTGCTCCTTCTCTATCCTGGAGGACCAGCCTATGGACATGTTGCTGGGCTTAGACATGCTGAAGAGACATCAG TGTTCCATCGACCTGAAGAAGAACTTGGTCCTGATCGGCACCACGGGCACGGAGACTCACTTCCTGCCCGAGTCGGAGTTGCCAGAGTGCGCCCGCCTGGCGTACGGCGCCGAGGGCCGCGAGGACGTTCGCCAGGAGGAAATGGCCGACAGGGAGCTTGCCGAGGCGCTCGAGAGATCTGTGCAGGAGAgcg